One Bacillus amyloliquefaciens DSM 7 = ATCC 23350 DNA window includes the following coding sequences:
- a CDS encoding SE1561 family protein produces the protein MGNAVNSKDQQLDYLKNRLDMFMNVIDSLDPESTDVEDIDRLIGMLDDLEAKYERFKKDWE, from the coding sequence ATGGGGAATGCAGTAAACAGCAAAGATCAGCAGCTCGATTACTTGAAGAACAGACTCGATATGTTTATGAATGTCATTGATTCGTTAGACCCTGAATCAACGGACGTTGAAGATATAGACCGGCTCATCGGCATGCTTGATGATCTGGAAGCAAAATACGAACGGTTTAAAAAGGATTGGGAATAA